One window of Microcoleus vaginatus PCC 9802 genomic DNA carries:
- a CDS encoding carbohydrate kinase has product MTYPRVLCLGEVLFDCLADKPGVSLEEVESWTAYPGGAPANVACALVKLGTAAGFIGAVGGDELGNSLVQVLQEVGVDIAGVQRHPSAPTRQVYVLRNEAGDRNFAGFGEFDTADFADTHLLAAQLPEVLFENADFLVLGTLELAYPESREAIARAIELAERYDVKIILDINWRPVFWSNPEEAKDRIRKILKNVDFVKLSDEEAEWLFDTTDAGAITYRLDSVEGVLVTAGEKGCAYCISENEGKIPAFAVDVEDTTGAGDAFLAGFVRQLCKHGIKNLADPEIAQKIVTYASAVGAMTAMKPGAIRSQPTAAEVEAFLYLYKH; this is encoded by the coding sequence ATGACTTATCCTCGCGTTCTGTGTCTGGGTGAAGTTTTATTTGATTGTTTAGCAGACAAACCAGGAGTATCTCTCGAAGAGGTAGAATCTTGGACGGCATATCCCGGCGGTGCTCCTGCTAATGTTGCCTGTGCTTTGGTTAAATTGGGGACGGCGGCGGGATTTATCGGTGCTGTAGGTGGGGATGAATTGGGGAATTCTCTAGTGCAGGTATTGCAAGAAGTAGGGGTTGATATCGCTGGAGTGCAGCGGCATCCAAGTGCGCCGACGCGGCAAGTTTATGTCTTGCGGAATGAAGCGGGCGATCGAAATTTTGCCGGTTTTGGTGAATTTGATACTGCGGATTTTGCCGACACCCACCTCCTCGCTGCACAACTACCCGAGGTGCTGTTTGAAAATGCCGATTTTTTAGTGCTAGGCACTTTAGAATTAGCTTATCCTGAAAGTCGAGAAGCGATCGCCAGAGCGATCGAACTAGCAGAACGGTACGACGTTAAAATTATACTTGACATCAATTGGCGTCCAGTGTTTTGGTCAAATCCAGAGGAAGCAAAAGACCGCATTAGAAAAATATTAAAAAATGTTGATTTTGTCAAGTTATCTGACGAAGAAGCGGAATGGTTGTTTGACACTACCGACGCAGGAGCTATTACCTACCGCCTCGATTCTGTAGAAGGCGTTTTGGTGACTGCAGGCGAGAAAGGTTGCGCCTATTGTATCTCGGAAAATGAAGGAAAAATTCCCGCCTTTGCAGTAGATGTTGAGGATACAACAGGTGCCGGCGACGCATTTCTGGCTGGTTTTGTACGCCAGTTGTGCAAACATGGAATTAAGAATTTAGCAGATCCAGAAATAGCCCAAAAAATTGTAACTTATGCGAGCGCGGTAGGTGCGATGACAGCCATGAAACCCGGGGCTATTAGATCTCAACCAACCGCCGCTGAAGTAGAAGCTTTCTTGTATTTGTACAAACATTAG
- a CDS encoding gluconokinase, which produces MITIVMGVSGSGKTTVGKLLAQSLNWDFSDADDFHPSANIQKMSRGIPLEDADRLPWLLQLQAAIDTWLLENKNVVLACSALKASYRAMLYRDQQGMKIVYLKCSFQLLAARLTSRENHYMKADLLLSQLGTLEEPEDAIIIDASQPLEVIVRQIRNHLMCG; this is translated from the coding sequence ATGATTACAATCGTGATGGGAGTCTCAGGTTCTGGCAAAACTACTGTTGGCAAGTTGCTAGCACAATCTCTCAATTGGGATTTCAGCGATGCCGACGATTTTCACCCATCAGCTAATATCCAGAAAATGAGTCGCGGCATTCCTTTAGAAGATGCGGATCGCCTTCCTTGGCTATTACAATTGCAAGCTGCAATAGATACGTGGCTGTTAGAAAATAAAAATGTGGTTTTGGCTTGTTCTGCTTTAAAAGCATCTTACCGCGCAATGCTCTACCGCGACCAACAGGGGATGAAAATAGTTTATCTCAAATGTTCTTTTCAGCTATTGGCAGCCCGGTTAACAAGTCGCGAAAATCACTACATGAAAGCAGACTTGTTGTTAAGTCAGTTAGGCACTCTCGAAGAGCCAGAAGATGCAATTATCATAGATGCTTCGCAGCCGCTAGAGGTAATCGTGCGCCAAATTAGAAATCATCTGATGTGCGGTTAA